The following are from one region of the Streptomyces fradiae genome:
- a CDS encoding PspA/IM30 family protein — protein sequence MSKQTILGRVTQLAKANINALLDQAEDPQKMLDQLIRDYANNIAEAEEAVAATIGNLRLMEQDHAEDVAAAKEWGEKALAASRRGDQMRAGGQTDEADRFDNLAKVALGRQLQSEKEAQTAEPTIAAQTEVVQKLRTGLDQMKTKLGELQAKRDELVARAKSAQAQNTMMDAVKNIDVLDPSSELSRFEDKVRREEAKALGKQELAASSLDAQFEQLDALGDQAEIEARLAALKG from the coding sequence ATGAGCAAGCAGACCATTCTCGGCCGGGTCACCCAGCTCGCGAAGGCCAACATCAACGCCCTCCTCGACCAGGCGGAGGATCCGCAGAAGATGCTGGACCAGCTCATCCGCGACTACGCGAACAACATCGCGGAGGCGGAGGAGGCGGTGGCGGCGACCATCGGCAATCTGCGGCTGATGGAGCAGGACCACGCGGAGGACGTCGCCGCGGCGAAGGAGTGGGGCGAGAAGGCGCTCGCCGCGAGCCGCCGGGGCGACCAGATGCGGGCCGGCGGGCAGACCGACGAGGCGGACCGCTTCGACAACCTCGCCAAGGTCGCGCTCGGCCGCCAGCTCCAGTCGGAGAAGGAGGCGCAGACGGCCGAGCCGACCATCGCCGCCCAGACCGAGGTCGTACAGAAGCTGCGGACCGGCCTCGACCAGATGAAGACGAAGCTGGGCGAGCTGCAGGCCAAGCGGGACGAACTGGTCGCGCGGGCGAAGTCGGCGCAGGCGCAGAACACGATGATGGACGCGGTGAAGAACATCGACGTGCTCGATCCGTCGAGCGAGCTGAGCCGGTTCGAGGACAAGGTGCGCAGGGAGGAGGCGAAGGCGCTGGGCAAGCAGGAGCTCGCCGCCTCGTCCCTGGACGCGCAGTTCGAGCAGCTCGACGCGCTCGGCGACCAGGCCGAGATCGAGGCCCGGCTCGCCGCCCTCAAGGGCTGA
- a CDS encoding TPM domain-containing protein gives MTRIAARALLSVLVATWWLIVPAVHGAHADDPVVLSREGQITDRVDALGDRRPEVVRALDGLYDARRVQLFVVYVRDFSGSPAQTWADATAERNGLGRDDVLLAVATHDRQYGYSADPGSRLTQPQLDDVARTAIEPALRQNDWAGAAIGAANGYTAVLAGQPVPAPAITPGPADPGGGSGSGEDSTSASDLVLPVVLVGGAGAVAAYAYTRRRRRTRARTTPGGGGWGSAAGGTGWGAPRGLPPLPPLDEVDGRARQALVATDDAVRTSEEELGFATAQFGDEAVKPFTAAVAYARGELTAAFRLRQQLDDAFPEDDATRRTMLEEILRRCADADARLDTEAADFDRLRDLERTAPDALAAVEAAFREQTGRVGSAEAALTAMRERYTESAAAPVSGDVEQAKDRLVFATAAVDQARQLIDRGDNGGAAVQIRAAEGAVDQAARLIEAVDRRAQELAEAVGKLSGALFETEADLADARGLLEGTEEGVPTADLRGRIGRADSVLAAVRTAMESGRYDPLDALRRVEEADTALDEALAGARERASGSRRARALLDQALLTARSAIGAAADYVTTHRGAVGAEARTRLAEAQRRLDRAEQLADEDPAAALSEAQQADALARRAQDLAEQDVRRYGNPNGLGGATGGVAGSGGGGLGGAVLGGIILGGLFGGGGPSRGGSGGSGGFGGGFGGGPGSFGGGGTRGRLGGGGRF, from the coding sequence GTGACGCGAATAGCCGCCCGAGCCCTGCTCTCGGTCCTGGTGGCGACGTGGTGGCTGATCGTGCCCGCCGTTCACGGCGCCCACGCCGACGACCCCGTCGTGCTGTCCCGCGAGGGCCAGATCACCGACCGGGTCGACGCGCTGGGCGACCGGCGGCCGGAGGTGGTGCGGGCCCTCGACGGCCTCTACGACGCCCGCCGCGTCCAGCTCTTCGTCGTCTACGTACGGGACTTCTCCGGCAGCCCCGCCCAGACCTGGGCCGACGCCACCGCCGAGCGCAACGGACTCGGCCGCGACGACGTGCTGCTCGCCGTCGCCACCCACGACCGCCAGTACGGCTACTCAGCCGACCCCGGCTCCCGCCTCACCCAGCCCCAGCTGGACGACGTCGCCCGCACCGCGATCGAGCCCGCCCTGCGGCAGAACGACTGGGCCGGCGCGGCGATCGGCGCCGCGAACGGCTACACCGCCGTGCTCGCCGGACAGCCCGTGCCCGCCCCCGCCATCACCCCCGGCCCGGCCGACCCCGGCGGCGGCAGCGGTTCGGGCGAGGACTCGACCTCCGCCTCCGACCTCGTCCTGCCCGTGGTCCTGGTCGGTGGCGCGGGCGCCGTCGCCGCCTACGCGTACACCAGACGCCGCCGCCGGACCCGGGCGCGCACCACCCCCGGCGGCGGGGGCTGGGGCTCCGCCGCCGGGGGCACCGGCTGGGGCGCGCCGAGAGGGCTGCCCCCGCTGCCCCCGCTCGACGAGGTGGACGGCAGGGCGCGGCAGGCGCTCGTCGCCACCGACGACGCCGTCCGCACCAGCGAGGAGGAACTGGGCTTCGCGACCGCTCAGTTCGGCGACGAGGCGGTGAAGCCGTTCACGGCGGCGGTGGCGTACGCGCGGGGCGAGCTGACGGCGGCGTTCCGGCTGCGGCAGCAGCTCGACGACGCCTTCCCCGAGGACGACGCGACCCGCCGCACCATGCTGGAGGAGATCCTCCGGCGCTGCGCAGACGCCGACGCCCGCCTGGACACCGAGGCGGCGGACTTCGACCGGCTGCGGGACCTGGAGCGCACCGCGCCGGACGCGCTCGCCGCCGTGGAGGCCGCGTTCCGCGAGCAGACCGGCCGGGTCGGCAGCGCCGAGGCGGCGCTGACCGCGATGCGCGAGCGCTACACCGAGTCCGCCGCGGCCCCCGTCTCCGGCGACGTCGAACAGGCCAAGGACCGTCTGGTGTTCGCCACCGCCGCCGTCGACCAGGCCCGGCAGCTGATCGACCGGGGCGACAACGGCGGCGCCGCCGTACAGATCCGGGCCGCCGAGGGCGCCGTCGACCAGGCGGCACGGCTGATCGAGGCCGTGGACCGGCGCGCCCAGGAGCTCGCGGAGGCGGTGGGGAAGCTGTCCGGGGCGCTGTTCGAGACCGAGGCCGACCTCGCCGACGCCCGCGGTCTCCTGGAGGGCACCGAGGAGGGCGTGCCGACGGCCGATCTACGGGGCCGGATCGGGCGGGCGGATTCGGTGCTCGCGGCGGTGCGGACGGCGATGGAGTCCGGCCGTTACGACCCGCTCGACGCGCTGCGCCGGGTCGAGGAGGCGGACACCGCGCTCGACGAGGCCCTCGCGGGCGCCCGGGAGCGCGCGTCGGGCTCGCGGCGGGCCAGGGCGCTGCTCGACCAGGCGCTCCTGACGGCCCGTTCCGCGATCGGCGCCGCCGCCGACTACGTGACGACGCACCGCGGCGCGGTCGGCGCCGAGGCCCGCACCCGCCTCGCCGAGGCGCAGCGGCGGCTCGACCGGGCGGAGCAGCTGGCGGACGAGGACCCGGCGGCGGCGCTGTCCGAGGCCCAGCAGGCGGACGCGCTCGCCCGGCGCGCCCAGGACCTCGCGGAGCAGGACGTACGCCGGTACGGGAATCCCAACGGCCTCGGCGGCGCCACGGGCGGTGTCGCGGGCTCCGGGGGCGGCGGCCTCGGCGGGGCGGTGCTCGGCGGCATCATCCTGGGCGGTCTGTTCGGCGGGGGCGGCCCCTCGCGGGGCGGGTCCGGCGGGTCCGGCGGCTTCGGGGGCGGTTTCGGCGGCGGTCCCGGCAGCTTCGGCGGCGGGGGCACGCGCGGCCGGCTGGGCGGTGGCGGCCGCTTCTGA
- a CDS encoding succinate dehydrogenase/fumarate reductase iron-sulfur subunit — MSTYEARFRVWRGDAEGGELTDYTVEVHDGEVVLDIVHRLQATQAPDLAVRWNCKAGKCGSCSAEINGRPRLLCMTRMSVFDRDETVTITPMRAFPVIRDLVTDVSFNYAKAREIPAFVPPADLAPGEYRMRQEDVDRSQEFRKCIECFLCQNTCHVVRDHEENKPAFAGPRFLMRIAELDMHPLDAAEDSGLDRRRTAQDVYGLGYCNITKCCTEVCPESIAITDNALIPMKERVADRKYDPVVWLGSRIRRRKG, encoded by the coding sequence ATGAGTACGTACGAGGCGAGATTCCGGGTCTGGCGGGGCGACGCGGAGGGCGGCGAGCTCACCGACTACACGGTGGAAGTGCACGACGGCGAGGTGGTCCTCGACATCGTCCACCGCCTCCAGGCCACCCAGGCCCCCGACCTGGCCGTCCGCTGGAACTGCAAGGCCGGCAAGTGCGGCTCCTGCTCGGCCGAGATCAACGGCCGCCCCCGGCTCCTCTGCATGACCCGGATGTCGGTCTTCGACCGCGACGAGACGGTCACCATCACCCCGATGCGCGCCTTCCCGGTCATCCGCGACCTGGTCACGGACGTCTCCTTCAACTACGCGAAGGCCCGCGAGATCCCGGCCTTCGTCCCGCCCGCCGACCTCGCGCCCGGCGAGTACCGGATGCGGCAGGAGGACGTCGACCGCTCGCAGGAGTTCCGCAAGTGCATCGAGTGCTTCCTGTGCCAGAACACCTGCCACGTCGTCCGCGACCACGAGGAGAACAAGCCCGCCTTCGCCGGCCCCCGCTTCCTCATGCGGATCGCCGAACTCGACATGCACCCCCTCGACGCCGCCGAGGACTCCGGCCTCGACCGCCGCCGCACGGCCCAGGACGTCTACGGCCTCGGCTACTGCAACATCACCAAGTGCTGCACCGAGGTCTGCCCCGAGTCCATCGCCATCACCGACAACGCCCTGATCCCGATGAAGGAACGCGTGGCGGACCGCAAGTACGACCCGGTGGTCTGGCTGGGCAGCCGGATCCGCCGCCGCAAGGGCTGA
- a CDS encoding fumarate reductase/succinate dehydrogenase flavoprotein subunit, which yields MTSVERQRWDVIVVGAGGAGLRAAIEARQRGARTAVICKSLFGKAHTVMAEGGIAAAMANANPHDTWQTHFRDTMRGGKFLNQWRMAELHAQEAPDRVWELETWGALFDRTADGRISQRNFGGHEYPRLAHVGDRTGLELIRTLQQKIVALQQEDFRETGDYESRLKVFQECTVTRILKEHSLKDDSGRVAGVFCYERETGRFFVLEAPAVVLATGGIGKSFKVTSNSWEYTGDGHALALLAGAPLMNMEFVQFHPTGMVWPPSVKGILVTESVRGDGGVLRNSEGKRFMFDYVPEVFKEKYAQSEEEGDRWYEDPDHNRRPPELLPRDEVARAINAEVKAGRGSPHGGVFLDVSTRMPAEVIRRRLPSMYHQFKELADVDITAEPMEVGPTCHYVMGGINVDSETAATVGVPGLFAAGEVAGGMHGSNRLGGNSLSDLLVFGRRAGLHAAEYAAGAEAGAGLPEVGEEAVAAARTEALAPFDGESFGEAGENPYTLHQELQQTMNDLVGIIRREGEMAEALERIAALRERARRVAVEGHRQFNPGWHLALDLRNMLLVSECVARAALERTESRGGHTREDRPGMDRSWRPVNLLCRTEGEGIALERVRTEPIRPDLLALFEKEELAKYLAEEELESKGLDA from the coding sequence ATGACTTCTGTGGAACGCCAGCGGTGGGACGTGATCGTGGTCGGCGCCGGCGGCGCCGGGCTGCGCGCGGCGATCGAGGCACGGCAGCGGGGTGCCCGTACCGCCGTCATCTGCAAGTCCCTCTTCGGCAAGGCGCACACGGTGATGGCCGAGGGCGGCATCGCCGCCGCCATGGCCAACGCCAACCCGCACGACACCTGGCAGACCCACTTCCGCGACACCATGCGCGGCGGGAAGTTCCTCAACCAGTGGCGGATGGCCGAGCTGCACGCCCAGGAGGCCCCCGACCGGGTCTGGGAGCTGGAGACCTGGGGTGCGCTCTTCGACCGGACGGCGGACGGGCGGATCTCGCAGCGCAACTTCGGCGGCCACGAGTACCCGCGGCTCGCGCACGTCGGCGACCGCACCGGCCTGGAGCTGATCCGCACCCTCCAGCAGAAGATCGTCGCGCTGCAGCAGGAGGACTTCCGGGAGACCGGCGACTACGAGAGCCGCCTGAAGGTCTTCCAGGAGTGCACGGTCACCCGGATCTTGAAAGAACACAGCCTGAAGGACGATTCGGGCCGGGTCGCGGGGGTCTTCTGTTACGAGCGGGAGACCGGCCGCTTCTTCGTCCTGGAGGCCCCCGCGGTCGTCCTCGCGACCGGCGGCATCGGCAAGTCCTTCAAGGTGACGTCGAACTCCTGGGAGTACACCGGCGACGGGCACGCGCTCGCGCTGCTCGCCGGGGCGCCGCTGATGAACATGGAGTTCGTGCAGTTCCATCCGACCGGGATGGTCTGGCCGCCGTCGGTGAAGGGGATCCTCGTCACCGAGTCGGTGCGCGGCGACGGCGGGGTGCTCAGGAACTCCGAGGGCAAGCGGTTCATGTTCGACTACGTCCCCGAGGTCTTCAAGGAGAAGTACGCGCAGTCGGAGGAGGAGGGCGACCGCTGGTACGAGGACCCGGACCACAACCGGCGCCCGCCCGAGCTGCTGCCGCGCGACGAGGTGGCGCGGGCGATCAACGCCGAGGTGAAGGCGGGCCGCGGCTCCCCGCACGGCGGGGTCTTCCTCGACGTGTCGACGCGGATGCCCGCCGAGGTGATCCGGCGCCGGCTGCCCTCGATGTACCACCAGTTCAAGGAGCTCGCGGACGTCGACATCACGGCCGAGCCGATGGAGGTCGGGCCGACCTGCCACTACGTGATGGGCGGCATCAACGTCGACTCGGAGACCGCCGCCACGGTGGGCGTGCCCGGTCTCTTCGCGGCCGGCGAGGTCGCCGGCGGCATGCACGGCTCCAACCGGCTCGGCGGCAACTCGCTCTCCGACCTCCTGGTGTTCGGCCGCCGCGCCGGACTGCACGCGGCGGAGTACGCGGCGGGCGCGGAGGCGGGGGCCGGGCTCCCGGAGGTCGGCGAGGAGGCGGTGGCGGCGGCCCGGACGGAGGCGCTGGCCCCGTTCGACGGCGAGTCCTTCGGCGAGGCCGGCGAGAACCCGTACACCCTCCATCAGGAACTCCAGCAGACGATGAACGACCTGGTCGGGATCATCCGCCGGGAGGGCGAGATGGCCGAGGCCCTGGAGCGGATCGCCGCGCTGCGCGAGCGGGCGCGGCGGGTCGCCGTCGAGGGCCACCGGCAGTTCAACCCCGGCTGGCACCTCGCCCTCGACCTGCGCAACATGCTCCTGGTCAGCGAGTGCGTGGCGCGCGCGGCCCTGGAACGCACCGAGTCGCGCGGCGGCCACACCCGGGAGGACCGCCCCGGCATGGACCGTTCCTGGCGCCCGGTGAACCTGCTGTGCCGGACCGAGGGCGAGGGCATCGCCCTGGAACGGGTGCGGACGGAGCCGATCCGCCCCGATCTGCTCGCCCTGTTCGAGAAGGAGGAGCTGGCCAAGTACCTCGCCGAGGAGGAGCTGGAGTCGAAGGGACTGGACGCATGA
- a CDS encoding ABC transporter family substrate-binding protein, producing the protein MSQVGAPRGRTCSRSPRSRTLRSVASLGSAVLALAVLAGCSSGDGGDQSPAAAQDNAPAARDKVADGGTVRWAVDALPTTLNAFQADADAATARIAGAVLPALHTLDERGRPQLNPDYLESAQVVETEPKQVVLYKLNQQAVWSTGREIGAPDFVAQWRALSGRDTAYWTARNAGYERIEKIERGKDDLEVRVTFAKPYADWRALFTPLYPKEVMGTPNTFNDGARTALKATAGPFVLKGVDRKSGSVTLARNPRWWGQAAKLDSLVLTAVPRADRAAALASGKLDLAEIDRSAAERIALAVRDARAGQSGAQAALAHGPGAGITPAAALRSWALAHGSDEEKAEEVRAAREENGKAIAAYAAEQNGLAKFVVRKSLEPAYTQLSLNGESGPLADERVRRAVARAIDRQELAETVLKPLGLPARPPGSHLALAGQAAYADSSDALGDQDTKEAAALLADAGWVPGGALKKPATTAGTKAGSEAAKKDAAKKDTEKTDAEEKADTEKTDAEKKADADKKADEKKAADEKARAKDADAASDEGLYIVGDDKPGDRRTSPLIGAGGPENGTNILAPAPVAAFQGAALLRQAAALDTGTGTKPVAGAYAPRGSAAPAAPAAVDAAAAKALGKDGKALSLRFVLPSGPGSESLRAVGDRIVRMLDAVGIRTEVTKVSDESFFKDHIASGDYDLALYSWPATAFPATDARPIYAKPEPASDGSLLVEQNYARVGTDRIDQLFDQAAATLDEEEARDLVRQADARIWAAAGSIPLYQRPQLVAAKPELVNAGAWGFAAPRYQDIGYKKPQSAQGAERNKG; encoded by the coding sequence ATGTCCCAGGTCGGCGCCCCTCGCGGAAGGACATGCTCCAGGAGCCCCCGCTCCCGCACGCTCCGCTCCGTCGCCTCCCTCGGCAGCGCGGTCCTCGCCCTGGCCGTGCTCGCCGGATGCAGCTCCGGAGACGGCGGCGACCAGTCGCCCGCCGCCGCCCAGGACAACGCGCCGGCCGCGCGCGACAAGGTCGCCGACGGCGGGACCGTGCGCTGGGCCGTCGACGCACTGCCCACCACCCTCAACGCCTTCCAGGCCGACGCCGACGCCGCCACCGCGCGCATCGCCGGCGCCGTGCTGCCCGCCCTGCACACCCTCGACGAGCGCGGCCGGCCGCAGCTCAACCCCGACTACCTGGAGTCCGCGCAGGTCGTCGAGACCGAGCCCAAGCAGGTCGTCCTCTACAAGCTCAACCAGCAGGCGGTGTGGAGCACCGGCCGGGAGATCGGCGCACCGGACTTCGTCGCCCAGTGGCGCGCGCTCAGCGGCCGCGACACCGCCTACTGGACCGCCCGCAACGCCGGGTACGAGCGGATCGAGAAGATCGAGCGCGGCAAGGACGACCTGGAGGTACGGGTCACCTTCGCCAAGCCGTACGCCGACTGGCGGGCGCTCTTCACCCCGCTCTACCCGAAGGAGGTGATGGGCACCCCGAACACCTTCAACGACGGCGCCCGCACCGCCCTGAAGGCCACCGCGGGACCGTTCGTCCTCAAGGGCGTCGACCGCAAGAGCGGCAGTGTCACGCTGGCCCGCAACCCCCGCTGGTGGGGCCAGGCCGCCAAGCTCGACAGCCTCGTCCTGACCGCCGTGCCCCGCGCCGACCGGGCCGCCGCACTCGCCTCCGGAAAGCTGGACCTCGCCGAGATCGACCGGTCCGCCGCCGAGCGGATCGCGCTCGCGGTACGGGACGCCCGCGCCGGCCAGAGCGGCGCCCAGGCCGCACTGGCCCACGGCCCCGGCGCCGGCATCACCCCGGCCGCCGCCCTGCGCTCGTGGGCGCTGGCGCACGGCTCCGACGAGGAGAAGGCGGAGGAGGTACGGGCCGCCCGCGAGGAGAACGGCAAGGCGATCGCCGCGTACGCCGCCGAGCAGAACGGCCTCGCGAAGTTCGTGGTCCGCAAGTCCCTGGAGCCCGCCTACACCCAGCTCTCCCTGAACGGGGAGTCCGGGCCGCTCGCCGACGAGCGGGTACGCCGGGCGGTCGCCCGGGCGATCGACCGGCAGGAGCTGGCCGAGACCGTGCTCAAGCCGCTCGGCCTGCCGGCCCGCCCGCCGGGCAGCCACCTGGCGCTCGCCGGACAGGCCGCCTACGCCGACAGCAGCGACGCGCTCGGCGACCAGGACACCAAGGAGGCGGCGGCGCTGCTCGCCGACGCCGGCTGGGTGCCGGGCGGCGCACTGAAGAAGCCCGCGACGACCGCGGGCACGAAGGCCGGGAGCGAGGCGGCCAAGAAGGACGCGGCCAAGAAGGACACCGAGAAGACGGACGCGGAAGAGAAGGCCGACACCGAGAAGACGGATGCCGAGAAGAAGGCGGACGCCGACAAGAAGGCCGACGAGAAGAAGGCCGCCGACGAGAAGGCCCGCGCGAAGGACGCCGACGCCGCCTCCGACGAGGGGCTCTACATCGTCGGCGACGACAAGCCCGGCGACCGCCGCACCAGCCCGCTGATCGGCGCCGGCGGCCCCGAGAACGGCACCAACATCCTCGCGCCCGCGCCGGTCGCCGCCTTCCAGGGCGCCGCCCTGCTCCGCCAGGCCGCGGCCCTCGACACCGGTACGGGCACCAAGCCGGTGGCCGGCGCCTACGCCCCGCGCGGCTCCGCCGCCCCGGCGGCCCCGGCCGCCGTCGACGCGGCCGCCGCGAAGGCCCTCGGCAAGGACGGCAAGGCGCTCAGCCTCCGCTTCGTGCTGCCGTCCGGGCCGGGCTCGGAGTCGCTGCGGGCGGTCGGTGACCGGATCGTCCGGATGCTCGACGCGGTGGGCATCCGCACCGAGGTGACCAAGGTCTCCGACGAGAGCTTCTTCAAGGACCACATCGCCTCCGGCGACTACGACCTGGCCCTCTACTCCTGGCCCGCCACCGCCTTCCCGGCGACCGACGCCCGGCCGATCTACGCCAAGCCGGAGCCGGCCTCCGACGGCTCGCTCCTGGTCGAGCAGAACTACGCGCGGGTCGGCACCGACCGCATCGACCAGCTCTTCGACCAGGCGGCCGCCACCCTGGACGAGGAGGAGGCCCGTGACCTGGTCCGCCAGGCCGACGCCCGGATCTGGGCCGCGGCCGGCTCCATCCCGCTCTACCAGCGCCCGCAGCTCGTCGCGGCCAAGCCGGAGCTGGTGAACGCCGGCGCCTGGGGCTTCGCCGCCCCCCGCTACCAGGACATCGGCTACAAGAAGCCGCAGAGCGCGCAGGGCGCCGAGCGCAACAAGGGCTGA
- the typA gene encoding translational GTPase TypA, whose translation MPTRHDIRNVAIVAHVDHGKTTIVDAMLKQAGAFAAHQQVDDRVMDSNDLEREKGITILAKNTAVKYHPKDGGAPITINIIDTPGHADFGGEVERGLSMVDAVVLLVDASEGPLPQTRFVLRKALQQRKPVILCINKTDRPDSRIDEVVNETYDLFLDLDADEDQIEFPIVYACGRDGIASLTKPENGTVPQDSDNLEPFFSAILEHVPAPSYEEDAPLQAHVTNLDADNFLGRIALLRVEQGELRKGQTVAWIKRDGTISNVRITELMMTEALTRKPAEVAGPGDICAVAGIPDIMIGETLADPENPIALPLITVDQPAISMTIGTNTSPLVGRGGTGKGAEAKSAVKDRKVTARQVKDRLDRELIGNVSLRVLDTERPDAWEVQGRGELALAILVEQMRREGFELTIGKPQVVTKEVDGKIHEPVERLTVDVPEEHMGAVTQLMGVRKGRMDNMSNHGSGWVRMEFVVPSRGLIGFRTEFLTNTRGTGIAHSIHEGHEPWFGTLTTRNNGSLVADRAGAVTAFAMTNLQERGVLFTDPGTEVYEGMIVGENSRSDDMDVNITKEKKLTNMRSSSADSFEAIVPPRKLSLEQSLEFCRDDECVEVTPEAVRIRKVVLDQKERGRSASRAKNG comes from the coding sequence ATGCCCACGCGCCACGACATCCGTAACGTCGCCATCGTCGCCCACGTCGACCACGGCAAGACGACCATCGTCGACGCCATGCTCAAGCAGGCCGGTGCCTTCGCCGCCCACCAGCAGGTCGACGACCGAGTCATGGACTCGAACGACCTGGAGCGTGAGAAGGGCATCACGATCCTCGCCAAGAACACGGCGGTGAAGTACCACCCCAAGGACGGCGGGGCCCCGATCACGATCAACATCATCGACACCCCCGGCCACGCCGACTTCGGCGGCGAGGTCGAGCGCGGTCTGTCGATGGTGGACGCCGTCGTCCTCCTGGTCGACGCCTCCGAGGGCCCGCTCCCGCAGACCCGCTTCGTGCTGCGCAAGGCCCTCCAGCAGCGCAAGCCCGTCATCCTCTGCATCAACAAGACGGACCGCCCGGACTCCCGGATCGACGAGGTCGTCAACGAGACCTACGACCTGTTCCTGGACCTGGACGCCGACGAGGACCAGATCGAGTTCCCGATCGTCTACGCCTGCGGCCGCGACGGCATCGCCTCGCTGACCAAGCCGGAGAACGGCACGGTCCCGCAGGACTCCGACAACCTGGAGCCGTTCTTCTCCGCGATCCTGGAGCACGTCCCGGCCCCGTCGTACGAGGAGGACGCGCCGCTCCAGGCCCACGTCACCAACCTCGACGCCGACAACTTCCTCGGCCGCATCGCGCTGCTCCGCGTCGAGCAGGGCGAGCTGCGCAAGGGCCAGACGGTCGCGTGGATCAAGCGCGACGGCACGATCTCCAACGTCCGCATCACCGAGCTGATGATGACCGAGGCGCTCACCCGCAAGCCGGCCGAGGTCGCCGGCCCCGGTGACATCTGCGCCGTCGCCGGTATCCCCGACATCATGATCGGCGAGACCCTGGCCGACCCGGAGAACCCGATCGCGCTGCCGCTGATCACGGTCGACCAGCCGGCCATCTCGATGACCATCGGCACGAACACCTCGCCGCTCGTCGGCCGCGGCGGCACCGGCAAGGGCGCCGAGGCCAAGTCGGCCGTCAAGGACCGCAAGGTCACCGCCCGCCAGGTGAAGGACCGCCTGGACCGCGAGCTGATCGGCAACGTCTCGCTCCGCGTCCTCGACACCGAGCGCCCGGACGCCTGGGAGGTCCAGGGCCGTGGTGAGCTCGCGCTCGCCATCCTGGTCGAGCAGATGCGCCGCGAGGGCTTCGAGCTCACCATCGGCAAGCCGCAGGTCGTCACCAAGGAGGTCGACGGCAAGATCCACGAGCCCGTCGAGCGCCTCACGGTCGACGTGCCCGAGGAGCACATGGGCGCCGTCACCCAGCTCATGGGTGTCCGCAAGGGCCGCATGGACAACATGTCGAACCACGGCTCCGGCTGGGTGCGCATGGAGTTCGTCGTTCCGTCCCGCGGCCTCATCGGCTTCCGTACGGAGTTCCTCACCAACACCCGCGGTACGGGCATCGCCCACTCCATCCACGAGGGCCACGAGCCGTGGTTCGGCACCCTGACGACCCGTAACAACGGTTCGCTGGTCGCCGACCGCGCCGGTGCGGTCACCGCCTTCGCGATGACCAACCTCCAGGAGCGCGGTGTCCTGTTCACCGACCCCGGCACCGAGGTGTACGAGGGCATGATCGTCGGCGAGAACTCGCGCTCCGACGACATGGACGTGAACATCACCAAGGAGAAGAAGCTCACCAACATGCGCTCCTCCTCCGCCGACTCCTTCGAGGCGATCGTGCCGCCGCGCAAGCTCTCCCTGGAGCAGTCGCTGGAGTTCTGCCGCGACGACGAGTGCGTCGAGGTGACCCCGGAGGCCGTCCGCATCCGCAAGGTCGTCCTGGACCAGAAGGAGCGCGGCCGCTCCGCCTCGCGCGCGAAGAACGGCTGA